From Pelagicoccus sp. SDUM812003:
CCCCTGAAAACGCCGACGTGGGCGAGATTGCGGTCACCGTCACCGCCACCGACGCCGCAGGCGCCACCGCTTCCGACACCTTCGGTATCAGCGTGGCCAATACCAACGACGGCCCCGTCGCCACCGCCATCGCCGACAAGTCCGCCACCGAGGACTCCGCATTCTCCCTCGACGTTTCCGGTAGCTTCTCCGACGTCGACGCGGGCGACTCCCTGACCTACTCCGCCACCTTGGAAAACGGCGATCCCCTGCCAAGCTGGCTCTCCATCGACCCGACCACAGGACAGCTCTCCGGAACTCCGGAAAACGCCGACGTGGGCGAGATTGCGGTCACCGTCTCCGCC
This genomic window contains:
- a CDS encoding putative Ig domain-containing protein; the encoded protein is PENADVGEIAVTVTATDAAGATASDTFGISVANTNDGPVATAIADKSATEDSAFSLDVSGSFSDVDAGDSLTYSATLENGDPLPSWLSIDPTTGQLSGTPENADVGEIAVTVSATDAAGATASDSFGISVTNTNDGPVATAIADKSATEDSAFSLDVSGSFSDIDAGDSLTYRATLENG